From the genome of Oryza glaberrima chromosome 1, OglaRS2, whole genome shotgun sequence:
GATCTCAATGAATAGGGGTGGGCAAAAAATCCCCGAAGACCACAAGCCGAACAAAACCGAAGTGTCGGTTTTTTCGGGCATCACCCTTCTGCTTCTGTTCAGTCTTATCGCAACGTGTTCCAATGGTTTGTTCGGTAACACTGAACAACCGAACCAAAGTTACTCGGTTTAATCGGCTcggtgttcttttttctttatagATTCTTCAGTTGCCATAACTAGAAAACCGAATTTCTATTAAACCGTTGAAACCGAGCCGAATTAACGGAGTAAACTTAACGCCCACCCCTATAGTGAATACCCACTTTATGGTTAAACTGTGTTTCAGCGAGTCCTGGCATGCAAACCATGTGTGAGTGTGACCAGCATGTCATCAcagtaaaatgaaaaaaaaatataataaaatactGAATTCTGCATGATTCTTCACTAAATCCTAAGAGCAAAAATCTTAAGACCGGCACTCCGGCAGCAAGGGTTCGTTCAAACAACAGTACTCTGCTATTAGGCTACAGTATACCATAACGAGATGTCAATTGCAGATGTTCAAAATTGTGCGAGTACGAAAATTCAAGTCCGTGCATACAAAGTCTCAGCACATTCCATATCTGGACTTGAACATGCAAACCACACTTCGAATCCAGTCCATAAAAAGGGAATGCTCTGCTACATCAATCCTAATGAAAATCTACACAGCTgcacacaaaatttttttacaattttcgTTTATAAGCATAAATATAAACGAAACTACGGAGTTAAATGTGATATCAAAACGATGTAGGCAAGTAGGCAGATGGACAATCTAGAAAAAAGCTATACGTACTAATTTTTTATTACTAAATTCTTTCttactaggatatgtcatattATGAGTGtatctagattttttataacttatATCTAGCTAAATTAAATGGTGAAGATTATTGTAGTACATGTAACAATGCTTTACACGCTACATTTATGTACATTACTTTGCGAGTCGCGGTAAAGCGCCGACCCTGACGTTGTCAGTTGCCAAGCCCGAGCCCACCCAATGAAACGGCTGAaccgcccccgcgcgcgccagCAACCAGTCGCTCTTGGCTCGTCCCCTCGGCCTCTCTTTTGGATCGCCTAAATGATGCGACTCTGCGACGCGGTGATCGTTTACACGACATAAATGTTAGGTAATGACCTAATATTAAAtgcttcctctgttttacaatgtaagtcattctagcattttccacatttatattgatgttaataaatctagatagatatatatgtctagactCATTAATATCACTATGAacgtgggaaatactagaatgacttacattgcgAAACGAAAGGAGTAATTAGAAGGGTGAGGCTCCAAACCAGGTCATCTAGCCCACCATTTTGTGGAGCTAGCCAGAAGACCTCCGGACCTTTCTCGTTTACACAACTGCGTGCTCTGAAACAGATAGATCATAGATGTTTTTTGGAATACGCAACCAGTGCATCATTGTATTACAAGTGAAGTCTTataccctgtttagatgggactaaaacttttaaattcctatcacatcggatgtttggacactaattataaatattaaacgtagactattaataaaacccatccataatcttggactaattcgcaagacgaatctattgagcctaattaatccatgattagcctatgtgatgctacagtaaacaatctctaattatgaattaattaggcttaaaaaatttgtcacgcaaattagcttttatttatgtaattagttttgtaagtagtctatggCCCAGTTTggggagcttgtcccagctgcagcttttcccaaaagcggcttctgctagaagctgccccaaacaaTCCACAGCTTCTGTTCTGAAAAGTGAACTAAAGCtagagaagctgggtttcagagcttttccagattctcagaaactGGCTatcaaacagctgcttctcagtatctaaagctcccccaaacaggctctatatttaatactctaaattagtgtctaaatacatagactaaagttaagtctcttgtcggtgatatgggcccgggggtatcaggtttagagggaggaggctgccccccgatgccacgtggccctcccccgaggggagtcaggcccgaggtggggtggcggccactccatccccaaagactagtcggaggaggctgccccccgatgccacgtggccctcccccgaggggagttaGGCCCAAGGTAGGACGGCGGCCACTTcttcccagagactggatggaggaggctgccctccaatgccacgtggccctcccacGAGGGGGGTCGGGTctgaggtagggcggcggccactccctggccgagactagagggagaaggccgccctaggcgccacgtggctctcccctgaggggggatcgggcccgaggtcgggcggcggccgccccctcccgtgactaggggtcgggctcctccgaccccctctctaggtcaccacgtacggtgggttaggtgtccgcctccaggtgcccacctacccgcatttatggcgacccgagcggtcgcgccacgccgcatttaatgcggtgtgcagtgcactcaaccggtctgtgaccggtcgaatgactgaTGGGACCCAAGATGTCAGGCGCACCATCGCGTGTATCAGGCGACGTGCAACCTGACatatcccatcaaataatgatggtgagaggttctcatcctcttatcccaaccggagtcggtcctcccgctctggtcaaagcaaggctcccgtttcccggtgtaataggagcccagaagtcttcacccattaaatggtgactaaCAGGGGcacccccgtgtcaggcggcaagatttgacagaCCCCATCATTCAAACgacgtgtgcttggcttcccaagtcaagagacaagacatgcatttaatgcaaagattataatacttctccaccggagttaggttaggttgttgggccaatGTGGCAACCCcatgaggtataaaaggaggtccaggcctagtggtggcgggggggacttccgagcgaactggcgcttgggtctcgcaaccccaagcacttgcgttctacattcaatcaatcatgcacaggagtagggtattacgcttctcagcggcccgaacctgtataaacctcttttgttTCATCGTCTTGGAGGGGCCTAACCCCTCGAGATCACACAGCTCCactcaccaagccctcgaatctcacccgctgcccccggccgaactcacaaaggggagccttacggttccctggtggaggagttcattcttcAACATCTCTGGATCTAAATACCACCTAAAGTTCATATACTATGGGACCGAAGTTTATATACAATAGACCACAGATGTTTTGTTTGCGAGTACGCGCGGCGATGGCAAACCCCCGATTTTATTTATGCACTCCGATTCCGAAGCAGATTGTCGTTTGGTCGTTTATGAACCGCCTTTATACAAGTACGCGACCATCATCGATCGAACGTTAGCACACGAGTCCGGGTGCAACTGATTAGCGGGCCGTCGAACCCCTCGCCTCCGACGTACGTacgccgtggtcgccgtcgacgtTGCCGGAATGAACATGGCGTCCCTGCTGCAGTTCCGCATTCGCCGCCGCGGCTACGAACCGAtcacgcggcgcggcggcgaggaggaggaggaggcggcgccggcgtacgAGCCGGCGATGTTCGAGGAGGAGGGGCTAGAGCCGGACGAGCTCGAGGCGCGCGGCGACCGCCTCATGGCGAGGGGCCACCGGCGAGCCTCAAGCTGGTGGTTCACTTCGTTCAAGCACGACACGGCCTTCGCCATCGCCGAGGACTTCAGGATGGCCAGTCTCTCCTACGTCCTCGCCAAGAACTGTATGTTACTGCTTCAACGTCGATCGATTGGATCGAACATTAATTGATTTGTAACATCATCGATGATTACTTGCCGATCTTCCGTTGATCTGATTTGATTTATATATGCAGGGAGAAAAGCAGCGGCAGCATTCGGCAACGAAGCCATCCAGAGGCTCAAGAGAAGATCGCCACCTGCAGAATTGGTCGCAGCTGTAGCGCTCCTCGCTTCAGCGAGATGCTACAGGAAGATCCAGGACAATGCAGGTCAGTGAATCGTGTCGTGAATTAGTCTCCACTTAGAATTAGCAATGTTAATTATCTGATTAGTTTCCTTCttagaacaagtttaatagtggaTATATGCATGTTGATCAGTCGCTAGGCTCCGCTCAGTTTTTTTAAaccaatatttataatataaaaactaccacctataatatatatatatatatatatatatatatatatatatatatatatatatctgtgtgtgtgtatgtatgtatgtatgtatgtatttataGTATAGGTAttggtttttatttagaaccgaCATCTATAGTTTTTGAAAGGTTTTGGTGCTGTATTTTCGTATCCacagaaataggaaaaacactaTATGTATCAGTTTTAACTGTTCCGGTATCTATAGCGTCAACTtcgatgtattttttttagtagtgataTTATATAGGTTAACTTTAATATGTGTTAATAGTCAATAGTTAGCTAATCTACTATTTACTCATCTGGTGATTAATTAATGCAGACGAGGGGGAGGTGGCGGCCATCAAGCTTGCTCTGCAGAAGGCGGTCTCGTTGTTCGCCAAGAACAATGATATGCAATCGGCTGCCACATGTTGCAAGGAGCTAGCTGAGTTCCACGAGGAACAGAGAGAGTTGCACGCAGCAGTGCATTGCTTCTTACAAGCCAAGGATTATTATGGGAGTGGCCCCAACCCCAACGAGCAAGGTGTTCGCTACTGCCGTGCCATAGGAAGCCTTGTCAGCTGCCGCATCCGTCTTCTTGAGGGCGCAGCAGCTCGAGCAAACCCCGTGTGATTACGATGTATGGGATATATGATCGAACAACGCCATCTCTGGAACAGTGCAACTCTGGAATCCGATGTATGGGATATATGTGACATCTGTACAGTGTTTTCCTTCTGAATATAAAACCAGCTCGGCTGGCTTAgatttcaaaaatatatatatattgatcctCTTGGCATCTCACAATTTGACAGTCGACATCCTACATATACagatatactctctccgtattttaatgtatgacgtcgttgacttttcgaccaacgtttgaccattcgttttatttaaaaaattttgtgcaaatataaaaatatttatatcgtgcttaaagaatatttgatgacgaatcaagtcataataaaataaatgataattgcatgaattttttgaataagacgaatggtcaaacattaaataaaaagtcaacagtgtcatacattaaaataaaataaatatggaggtagtaataaacAGTGGAAGTGTCGAACAACGCATCACTCGTCTTTGCGTGGAATTCTGCCGCTTTTTCTCTGTACTCCCTAGCCTTTTCCCACTGTTTCAGCATGGCATACGAGTTGGCTAGCTCCACGCAGACTTCTGCGGCCATTACCAATTCGTTCTCCAAGACAAACATGCGAAGGGATTTTTCCAGGTCGCTCACCGTTCTGCTCGTCATCTCCTCATCATCTATAGAAAGTCAAGAGATTTTTCATATGACGATGGTTAGCGAATATATACTTACTACGTGGTGAAAGTTAGTACAGTAGATGTTAAGAAGTAGAGAGCGTGCGTGAGGGTTTCACGTGTCGTGTTTACCAGGTTCAAGAACTTTCATGTAGCATTTTCCAGCCTCGAAGAGCGCAAATGCCGCTCTGAGCCTACCTGATCGCCCAATCTGAAATATTGGAAGAACATAAATTAAGAATGTATCATCAAAAGATGTGTCTAGAGCGGTTTTAGCAATGAAAGAAATTAAAAGTCGCGTAAGCCATATTACACACTGACCTTCATGCAACAAACGGCATGTTCATGGTGTGCAGCCGCCGGTTTCCTCCCTGAAAAAGAGTCACACAATGTTTAGCAACCTACTATGGAAAAGTAATTTGATTCGCATCGTTGAAGCGCATTCACAGTGCAGTAATTCTACAACCATCTTATAGAgaaccgaaaaaaaaaacgtcctcCAAATGAGGCAATGCGTTCAATTTGAGCAAATAAACTTGAGGTATACATTACCAATTTAATTCTTTTGGAACGAAATCTTACTAAAACACTGCTGAAATAAGTAAAACAACCTGATCTAAATGTGCAAAACACGGAGGACGCGATTGGTTGGCGTACGTAGAGAGGAgtacggagagagagagagagagagagagagagagagactcaaAGCTGTTGGCGAGCACGAAGGTTTCGGCGGCCTTGTGGAAGTAGAAGCGCGCTCTGGCAGCGACAATGAAGGGCCGCGAGACGTAAGACCAGACGCCGTGCAGCTCCCGCCTCGCCTGCGACATCAGCTTGTCGCCCTTCGCCTCGAGCGCGTgcgcgtccgcgtccgcgtccgcgcgtgccgccgcctcctcatcgtCGTTCTCCACGTCGAGCGCCTTcacccagctgctgctgcttggttGGCTCCCggccgcacggcggcggctgctggatGACACGGTCCCCATGCAGGCTGCCCCCGCGACCGTGCGTACGCGCGACTTGGTGATTGGCGTAAGTCGACCGGAAAATATAACACCCGGGCGTCCGTGTTGCGCGCGCGGCTGGATCCGACTAGGATTCGAGAGTCCGAATCTACTTGGGCAAATCAGCGGCAGCGACCCGATCGAGAGAGTGCGTGGAAGCTGAGGAAACGGCTTAGCCGCGACCGCGACCCAACGACGATGCGCGCGCTGCTTCCGGTTCGGCGACACCCGCGAGCGCGTGGGTTTTGCGATTATTTACGCCGTACCAGTGGCGTAGGGTACGTACTCCGAGTCTCCGAGACGGTGGTCACATACACGCAAGGCACACCGCACGCGAAGTTGGATTTGCAGGCGCGCAACTACGGGCGTTTTCGATCGCGGGCGGGACAAGTTCATTTCTTCATGGCTTTGATCATCTGCTGcagctatagatggccaaaaggcccgcccggcacggcccggcctaGGCACGGCCCGAAGGCGCgggtggcccatcgtgccttttttttaaataagtctatttctgtccctcctctttgggctgtgacataatctagcgaaaataagtctattttccgtcctCCACTTTTGGCTGTGACATATATGtagtgaaaataagtctattttttgtCCCTCCTCTTTaggctgatatatatatatgtaaataagtctattttacgtccctcctctttgggccttttttttaaataagtctatttctgtccctcctctttgggctgtgacataatctagcgaaaataagtctattttccgtcctCCACTTTTGGCTGTGACATATATGtagtgaaaataagtctattttttgtccctcctctttgggctgatatatatatatgtaaataagtctattttacgtccctattctttcgaccgtggcatataatgtctatttttactccctattGTTTATGTGTCGGGCCTAGCATGCGACccatcgtgccgtgccgtgccggcccaacgtgccggcggagaggcccaggcacggcccggtggtcgggccgggccggcacagGCCCAACCCTtgacgggccgtgccgtgcttgggccgagcCTAAACGCCGTgccatgggccgggccgtcgggcctcgggccttttggccatctatagctgCAGCCAACACCGCGCATCAAGACAATGTTGGATTTTGAAACTGCTTGTCATCTAATTAAATTTACTTCATGCATGACAGCCTGAGAATACTCGGAAAGTAAAACAGATTGCACCATTTTTTTCCCATTACCTCCAAATCCTACATACATTTCACTCCTACCTTTACCGTTGACAGATGCTTAGCAGAGCAAAACTAGGCGATGCTATTGAAGTGTGCCAGGTTTGGTTCATCAATGTATCGCAACTTCACAAGAACACCGTATGAAGATATATATCTTTTTCATGTGAGCAAAAAGTGAAGATAAGATCGGTCACAAGGCCAATGCATGCACATCAATGACTCTCAGGTAATTGCTTGGTAATATCCGAGTCACCTGGATTACAAGAGAAGCATTATTGGtgttttcaaatgaaaaaaagaacggAAATGGAGAGTTCATATGGATGCGGAAGGAAAGGTTCAAAGATTGAAGTCACTGAAACTAACCAGGATCGACGACACTGAGACAGCACACTCGGTAGTACTTGCCGCAGGCAGTGCCAAGATCAACATTGTCTGAATTAACCAACACATAACGGTTAGCCTATTTGAGAGGTTGAAATTGACGAATCAAATTATAAACAGGCTAATGCATGCACAGGCataaattaatgcaaaaaaGAAAGCCATGCAGCTATCATGTGTGGTTCAGTGAATGAAGAGTAATCTTACTTCCATTGAAGTGATACACACTAACTTTTCCCAGCATAGCATAGTACTCAATTTCAGACTTCCTAAGTGGAGGGCAGTTGTTTGCAACGATAACTAGCTTCCCTGAAGATTCAAAACAGATTGTGAAAGTATCAGGACCCAATGGATAAACAGGGTATCAAGAAGGTAGCACATTGATGAATAAGCTGATATAGAAATTTCTACTAAGCATTGGAAGAGAAATTCCATGGTGAAAAAGGTAGATTCGTATAGCACCATAATGATGAACACTTTAATGATTAATTCCTTGCAACACAATCATGGTGACCAGAAGCAAGACTGTATATCATTCACAGAAGGAACAGTCTTTCAAGATGCATGAATTCCCCAGATAAAGATATGGTTGTGAAAATTAAACACCTACTGCCCACTACAAAAAAAACAGCAAGGTAATCATAAACTGGAAATAGGACGATTTTAACTCATAGAAATAACATAAGAAAACGCATGAACTGACCACATCAAATATCTATGTAAAAAGGTAAGACAAAATGTTTCAGCTCCTTACTTTCCCAGATAACAAGGGAGTGTCTGGAAATTTATGTAAGGAAAAGAAACTATATTGCTGTTGGGTACTGCATTCATCCCTAAGGCCGAGAAAGGAAAGCCAAAGGGCCAAACTTCAGTCCCTTGTGCCAACTAGCAACTTCACCGTGGACAATCATACAAACATGGCAATAGCATCCTAATCACCTGAACATGTCTGATTGGATAAACTTGTTATAAAATGAAAAAGCCTGCAGTTTTATTTCATGAATTACCATGCTAAAAATTACTATACGGCTGACAAAAGTTCTCTCAACTGAGGACATTTACATTATTGTAAGTTATAGTAGAAACAACTAGTGATGCGCATACAAGCAACGGTGAGTCAGTGACGCAGTAAATGTTTCAATCTCACTTAGTCCCCTAGACTTGATCAAGGAGAACACCAGCAAGGAAAGATGAATTGTTGTTGGGCGCTGCATTCATCTCTAAGACACAAAAAGGGCAAGCCGAAGAGCCAAACTCCAGTCCCATTCTGACATCCACATGAGTAAAAATGACAACATCCAAACGACAGAGGGCAACTTTCTGTCATGGCAAAACTGCCCAAGATCCATGCTATACTCTGGAATATAACATAATAAGATGTGTTCCCCGAAAATTTACagccccccaccccacccccaatTCCAAATGATTTAGATTTATCACACTATATGTACCAGGCTTGACTGATGAACGAATGAAGCTAGAGCGGTGACTAGGAAACGAATCAAAGAGCTACCTTTGGAGTTGCGGAGGGTCTTGAGGACGGTCTTGTAGCCGAGGGTGTACTTGCCGCTCTTCATCACCAACTGCAGCTTGTTGTTGATCCCCTCCGCGTTCTTCTTCTGCAAAACACCGCGAACACCCCACCCATCGATCAAACGCCCACACCAAGAGACAATGCCACACAGCAAGAACTTTCAAAACCAAATAAAAGCTTAGGTTTTCCACCGTCTTCTTAACGGGAGCCATGggatcgtcggcggcggcgtcggtggcggcggcggcgggaatggGAAACCTACAGCGTCAACAAGGGTTCGAACAGAGGGGGGAGTATATAACGTGAGAGATGGGCCTTGCGTTATTGGGCTACATTATTGAGAATCGACGGCCTCAAGCCCAGATTCTTACTGGGCCAACTTTGCGTATCAAGCCAGCCCAGTTGGTAATTTCTTCTGCAAATCGCGCAGTCCAAACTTCCCGTATTTTTGGACTGTTTAAAAATCACTGAACAGTGAACGCAAGGAGTGCTTCTTTTTTGTTGAGGAGAAATTTTGGAATACACGTGGAATTCATATGCCCCAAATTCATTAACAAATAGGAGTAGATCGTGACGGTAGAGAACTAGTACTACAGACTATGCTTTAGGTTGGAGAGGACCGGATACGGACAAATGTATATTCGGTCAGTGCaatagttctcaaaaaaaagttCAGTGCAATGATTCATTGATTCCTAACGCCTTAACATATGTGCCTTATCATACAAGTGCCTGCCTTTTTACAAAAGCTACGATAATTGGCAAGTGGGCTCATCAAATAGgtcatttttatctttttatggTTGTGTGGGAATAAAGATCACTGTAGCATAATGGAACAGGATATTTGCAGCCAAGTTTGCAGGCATAAGGATGGCACATCTTCTCCCGTAGGATTCATGGTCCATGTTCACTTTGTTTGCATATCTGTATCGGAACAAAAGAAACAGTACAGGGCTCAATATGCATTTCCAAACCAACCTCTTTCAATGGACCTGACGGGCTGATAAAGTTGAGTGTGACTGAAAAAGATGCAAACAAATGGAAATAGGGAAACAAAATCTCTTTTTCTGTCTAGCTTTATATACTAGTATCAAACAATGATGAATCGAATGGTTTCAGTTAGAAGAACGGCATACAAAAATCCCTCTATACAGCCTTCAGTCTACAAAGACTTCACATCAGTCTCCAACCGGAGTCATAATCTGCACTTGCTAATTGACTAATTCTGAATCGGGTTGGCCTTGCTTGGCGTCTCCTTCTTCAGGCTCTCGGTCGCCTCGACGTCAGGCTGCTTCTTGCTCTTGTTATCCACTAGTAATGCTGCTTCAAGGAACAGCTGTGGATTCTCTGAACTTGTGATCAGCACATTCTGCAGGAGCTTCCTTGACTGAAACCTCTCTTCCGATGCCCAATCATCACGAGGCAATCTTGCTGTCTGCAGGCTTAGG
Proteins encoded in this window:
- the LOC127755499 gene encoding uncharacterized protein LOC127755499, coding for MGTVSSSSRRRAAGSQPSSSSWVKALDVENDDEEAAARADADADAHALEAKGDKLMSQARRELHGVWSYVSRPFIVAARARFYFHKAAETFVLANSFEKPAAAHHEHAVCCMKIGRSGRLRAAFALFEAGKCYMKVLEPDDEEMTSRTVSDLEKSLRMFVLENELVMAAEVCVELANSYAMLKQWEKAREYREKAAEFHAKTSDALFDTSTSCTVPEMALFDHISHTS
- the LOC127755382 gene encoding 60S ribosomal protein L30-like — protein: MAPVKKTKKNAEGINNKLQLVMKSGKYTLGYKTVLKTLRNSKGKLVIVANNCPPLRKSEIEYYAMLGKVSVYHFNGNNVDLGTACGKYYRVCCLSVVDPGDSDITKQLPESH